One window of the Eucalyptus grandis isolate ANBG69807.140 chromosome 8, ASM1654582v1, whole genome shotgun sequence genome contains the following:
- the LOC120287739 gene encoding uncharacterized protein LOC120287739, producing MLKMRAALEEKSRHKNVLSSNVSKEEKNQKHSKPVKGQLETYADFDDHATEDVASRHGLMNGHAGSLELTKLSNLLRVENKRQKKVMSGDDDLPRRDDIGET from the exons ATGTTAAAGATGAGGGCTGCCCTTGAGGAAAAATCGAGGCACAAGAATGTTTTAAGTTCAAATGTttcaaaagaggagaaaaaccaaaaacattcGAAACCAGTGAAGGG GCAGCTAGAGACCTATGCAGATTTCGATGATCATGCTACTGAAGATGTAGCATCTCGTCATGGGTTGATGAATGGGCATGCAGGATCATTGGAATTAACTAAACTGTCCAATCTTCTGCGGGTTGAAAACAAGAGACAGAAG AAGGTCATGTCGGGTGATGATGATTTGCCAAGGAGGGATGATATTGGAGAAACATGA